The following proteins are encoded in a genomic region of Bacillus sp. FJAT-22090:
- a CDS encoding fumarate hydratase yields MQLEQLEKSIYDLVTETSTNLPKDVRRAIKKAKAAENAGTRAAMSLDTITNNIQMADDNVSPICQDTGLPTFKIKTPVGVNQLEIKAAIKRAIVSATKDAKLRPNSVDSLTGKNSGDNLGEGVPVMKFEQWEKDYIEMKLILKGGGCENKNIQYSLPTELEGLGRAGRDLDGIRKCILHSVYQAQGQGCSAGFIGVGIGGDRSSGYDLAKEQLFRHVEDTNPNPDLAKLEEYIVEKANTLGIGTMGFGGEATLLGCKIGVMHRIPASFYVSVAYNCWAYRRMAINIHPTTGEIIDWHYQDGEKIEFKEEATEEAPKKVVELQAPISEEQIRSLQVGDVVSITGRMYTGRDAIHHHLMSHDAPVDLNGQIIYHCGPVMQKDDEGNWHVRAAGPTTSIREEPYQGDIMKKFGIRAVIGKGGMGPKTLAALSEHGGVYLNAIGGAAQYYADCIKGVEGVDLMEFGIPEAMWHLRVENFTAVVTMDSHGNSLHADVDKSSLEKLSAYKEPVFN; encoded by the coding sequence ATGCAATTGGAGCAATTAGAAAAAAGTATTTATGACTTAGTAACCGAAACATCGACAAATTTACCAAAAGACGTCCGTCGAGCAATTAAAAAAGCGAAAGCAGCTGAAAATGCTGGTACACGAGCGGCGATGAGTTTAGACACCATTACAAATAATATTCAGATGGCGGATGACAACGTATCCCCTATTTGCCAAGATACTGGGTTACCAACATTCAAAATTAAAACACCTGTTGGAGTTAACCAACTAGAAATTAAAGCAGCGATTAAGCGTGCGATCGTGAGCGCTACTAAAGATGCGAAGCTTCGTCCTAACTCCGTTGATTCATTAACAGGGAAAAACAGCGGCGACAACCTTGGCGAAGGTGTCCCAGTAATGAAATTTGAGCAATGGGAAAAAGATTATATTGAAATGAAGCTAATCCTAAAAGGTGGCGGCTGTGAAAACAAAAACATTCAGTATAGCCTTCCTACAGAACTAGAAGGCTTGGGCCGAGCTGGACGTGATTTAGACGGAATTCGTAAATGTATTTTACATTCTGTTTATCAAGCACAAGGGCAAGGATGTTCTGCAGGCTTTATTGGAGTGGGCATTGGTGGAGATCGTTCCTCAGGTTATGACCTTGCAAAAGAACAATTATTCCGTCATGTAGAAGATACAAATCCTAATCCAGATCTAGCAAAATTAGAAGAGTATATTGTTGAAAAAGCAAATACATTGGGTATAGGAACTATGGGATTCGGTGGAGAAGCAACTCTGCTAGGCTGTAAAATTGGTGTGATGCACCGTATTCCAGCAAGCTTCTATGTATCTGTTGCTTACAACTGTTGGGCATACCGTCGAATGGCAATTAACATTCACCCAACTACAGGTGAAATCATAGATTGGCATTACCAAGATGGAGAAAAAATTGAATTTAAGGAAGAAGCTACTGAAGAAGCCCCTAAAAAAGTGGTGGAACTTCAGGCTCCAATTTCGGAAGAACAAATACGCTCCCTACAAGTAGGGGATGTTGTATCAATCACTGGTCGTATGTATACAGGTCGTGACGCAATCCATCATCACTTAATGAGTCATGATGCTCCAGTAGATTTAAACGGACAGATCATTTATCACTGTGGTCCAGTAATGCAGAAAGACGATGAAGGTAATTGGCATGTACGTGCTGCGGGACCAACTACTTCTATTCGAGAAGAACCATACCAAGGCGATATTATGAAAAAATTCGGTATTCGTGCGGTAATTGGTAAAGGTGGTATGGGACCTAAAACACTTGCTGCACTATCCGAACATGGTGGAGTATATTTAAATGCGATTGGCGGAGCAGCTCAATACTATGCAGACTGTATTAAAGGCGTCGAAGGCGTTGACTTAATGGAATTCGGCATTCCGGAAGCAATGTGGCATTTACGAGTAGAAAACTTCACAGCAGTCGTAACAATGGACTCACACGGCAATAGTTTACATGCGGATGTAGATAAGTCTTCGTTAGAAAAACTATCTGCATACAAAGAACCTGTATTCAATTAA
- a CDS encoding pseudouridine-5'-phosphate glycosidase, whose translation MREFLTFSKEVEEGMAAGKAIVALESTIISHGMPYPQNVEMARTVEQIIRDNGAVPATIAIMEGKIKIGLSDAELETLGTSSNARKTSRRDLPYVVASKEIGATTVATTMICAELAGIKMFVTGGIGGVHRGAETTMDISADLEELASTNVAVVCAGAKSILDIGLTLEYLETKGVPVVGYQTDKFPAFYSATSAFNSNFRLDEPKEVAEMLKVKWELGLNGGAIIANPIPAEDSLDEAYITNIIEKALTEAEENGIKGKDVTPFLLGKVKELTEGKSLASNIALVYNNAKVGAKIAVELNNL comes from the coding sequence ATGAGAGAATTTTTAACATTTTCAAAAGAAGTAGAAGAAGGAATGGCAGCAGGCAAAGCTATTGTTGCTTTAGAATCAACTATTATTTCACATGGTATGCCTTACCCACAAAACGTTGAAATGGCTAGAACTGTAGAACAGATTATTCGTGATAATGGTGCAGTTCCTGCCACAATTGCAATAATGGAAGGTAAAATCAAAATTGGACTATCCGATGCGGAATTAGAAACTTTAGGTACTAGTAGCAATGCACGAAAAACATCACGAAGAGATCTTCCTTACGTGGTAGCTTCGAAAGAAATCGGAGCGACAACTGTTGCTACAACAATGATCTGTGCTGAGCTAGCGGGTATTAAAATGTTTGTTACTGGTGGCATTGGTGGAGTGCACAGAGGTGCTGAAACAACAATGGACATTTCTGCGGATTTGGAAGAACTAGCTTCTACGAATGTTGCGGTTGTATGTGCAGGAGCAAAATCTATTTTAGATATAGGTCTAACACTTGAATATTTAGAGACTAAAGGTGTTCCTGTAGTAGGTTACCAGACGGACAAGTTTCCAGCATTTTATTCCGCAACAAGTGCATTCAATTCAAACTTCCGTTTGGATGAGCCGAAGGAAGTAGCAGAAATGCTAAAAGTGAAATGGGAATTAGGGTTAAATGGAGGAGCAATCATTGCGAATCCAATCCCAGCAGAAGATTCTTTGGACGAAGCGTATATTACCAATATCATTGAAAAAGCTTTAACAGAAGCAGAAGAAAATGGTATTAAAGGGAAAGACGTAACACCATTCTTACTTGGAAAAGTAAAAGAATTAACAGAAGGTAAAAGCTTAGCGTCGAATATTGCACTTGTTTATAACAATGCAAAAGTTGGAGCGAAGATCGCAGTTGAATTGAATAATCTTTAA
- the motA gene encoding flagellar motor stator protein MotA, with amino-acid sequence MDKSTVIGLVLGFVALLVGIVLKGVPLVALFNPAAILIIIFGTIATIVIGFPMNELKRVPKLFGVIFKETKLLPDYEVIKMFSSWADLARREGLLALESKTTEVEDPFLKNGLTLAIDGQNADYIRDVLTEEIDALEERHAGGAHIFSQAGTYAPTLGVLGAVVGLIAALGDLNDIEKLGHAISAAFIATLLGIFTGYVLWHPFANKLKRKSKQEIRQKTMMLEGILSVLEGDSPRVIEQKLASYLSMSERKKVLNESGEAGLGKEA; translated from the coding sequence ATGGATAAGTCTACCGTAATTGGTCTTGTACTAGGATTTGTTGCTTTATTAGTTGGGATAGTTTTAAAAGGGGTTCCATTAGTTGCTCTTTTTAATCCTGCAGCTATTTTAATTATCATTTTTGGAACAATCGCTACAATTGTTATAGGTTTCCCAATGAATGAGTTAAAACGCGTTCCAAAGCTTTTTGGAGTTATATTTAAAGAGACTAAGTTATTGCCTGATTATGAGGTTATTAAAATGTTCTCTAGCTGGGCTGATTTAGCTCGAAGAGAAGGATTGCTTGCATTAGAAAGTAAGACAACGGAAGTAGAAGATCCATTTTTAAAAAACGGTTTGACACTTGCGATTGATGGTCAGAATGCAGATTATATACGTGATGTATTAACGGAAGAGATAGATGCATTGGAAGAAAGACATGCAGGTGGAGCACATATTTTCTCACAGGCTGGTACTTATGCACCTACTTTAGGGGTTCTAGGAGCCGTAGTTGGATTAATAGCTGCTTTGGGTGATTTGAACGATATAGAAAAACTAGGGCACGCCATTTCTGCCGCTTTTATAGCAACCTTGCTAGGGATTTTTACTGGATATGTTCTTTGGCATCCATTTGCAAATAAATTAAAACGTAAATCTAAGCAAGAAATACGTCAAAAAACAATGATGTTAGAAGGTATTCTTTCTGTATTAGAAGGAGATTCTCCACGAGTTATCGAACAAAAGCTAGCTTCATATCTTTCTATGTCGGAGCGAAAAAAAGTTTTAAATGAAAGTGGGGAGGCTGGCCTTGGCAAAGAAGCATAA
- a CDS encoding heavy metal translocating P-type ATPase, with the protein MSTINETNENPSFLKSLFPHMELIAALFSGVLILGAWLLSNAGQETASIVFYLLAFVIGGFAKAKEGIEATIEDKELNVEMLMILAAIGSAIIGYWTEGAILIFIFAVSGALETYTMNKSKKEISSLMKLQPDEAWKLNSDGSTIRVSVNELVVGDQLIVKPGERIPADGIIVNGFTAVDEAAISGESIPVSKKINDELYAGTVNISGAITMEMTKANEDSLFQKIIQLVQSAQDEKSPAQQFIEKFEGTYVKFVLLGVAVMMFLPHYLLGWDWTTTLYRAMVLLVVASPCALVASIMPATLAAISNGAKSGILFKGGVHLENVSEMKAIALDKTGTLTQGKPVVTDFFVREDLDRIATLTLLATIETQSNHPLAQAITSYAKSEGIGQLPLIHIEDKPGFGLEATIDGQTIIVGKPEFVNKKDAFAFQNGIAATLADEGKTVIFMRDQHGIAAAAALKDTVREEAKEAIKLLQSLGIKTVMLTGDNEKTAKVIAKEAGIDQYIAECLPETKVEHLKALLKEYKFVGMVGDGINDAPALATATTGFAMGEGTDVALETADVVLMKNDLSKIAYAVKMSRKMQRIVKQNIVFSISVIGVLIISNFLQAVDLPLGVIGHEGSTILVILNGLRMLNRNI; encoded by the coding sequence ATGTCTACTATAAACGAAACAAATGAGAATCCATCATTTTTAAAATCTCTATTTCCCCATATGGAGCTAATTGCCGCTCTCTTCTCTGGAGTATTAATTCTCGGTGCTTGGTTGCTAAGTAATGCTGGCCAAGAGACAGCTTCTATCGTATTTTATTTGTTAGCATTTGTCATTGGAGGCTTCGCTAAAGCAAAAGAAGGAATAGAAGCAACCATTGAAGATAAAGAATTGAATGTGGAAATGCTGATGATTTTAGCAGCGATTGGTTCTGCTATTATTGGTTATTGGACGGAAGGTGCAATATTAATTTTTATCTTTGCTGTTAGTGGTGCACTTGAAACCTATACAATGAACAAAAGTAAAAAAGAAATTTCTTCCCTCATGAAATTACAACCGGATGAAGCTTGGAAACTAAACAGTGATGGCTCTACAATCCGTGTCTCCGTAAACGAACTTGTAGTCGGAGATCAATTGATTGTCAAACCTGGAGAAAGAATACCTGCAGACGGAATCATTGTAAATGGTTTTACTGCAGTAGATGAAGCTGCAATTAGCGGTGAGTCTATTCCTGTTTCCAAAAAAATAAATGATGAACTATATGCGGGTACCGTGAATATTAGTGGCGCTATTACTATGGAGATGACAAAAGCAAATGAGGATTCACTTTTCCAAAAGATAATCCAACTTGTACAATCTGCCCAAGATGAAAAATCTCCCGCACAACAATTTATTGAGAAATTTGAAGGTACTTATGTAAAATTCGTATTGCTTGGCGTGGCAGTTATGATGTTTCTTCCACATTACTTGCTTGGTTGGGACTGGACGACCACGTTGTATAGAGCGATGGTTTTATTGGTAGTAGCATCACCTTGTGCTCTTGTAGCTTCTATTATGCCTGCAACACTTGCAGCTATTTCAAATGGAGCCAAAAGTGGGATATTATTTAAAGGTGGAGTCCACTTAGAAAATGTCAGTGAAATGAAAGCAATTGCTTTAGATAAAACAGGTACATTAACGCAGGGCAAACCAGTTGTAACAGACTTTTTTGTTCGAGAAGATTTAGATCGGATAGCAACTCTAACATTACTGGCAACTATTGAAACGCAGTCGAATCACCCACTTGCACAAGCAATAACTTCCTATGCCAAATCAGAAGGAATTGGTCAACTTCCCCTTATTCATATTGAGGATAAACCTGGATTTGGGTTAGAAGCAACTATTGATGGTCAAACAATCATTGTGGGAAAACCTGAATTTGTGAACAAAAAGGATGCATTTGCTTTCCAAAATGGTATCGCAGCTACATTAGCTGATGAAGGAAAGACTGTCATCTTCATGCGAGATCAACACGGAATTGCAGCTGCTGCCGCTTTGAAAGATACAGTACGGGAAGAAGCAAAAGAAGCCATAAAGTTACTTCAGTCACTTGGAATAAAAACAGTGATGCTAACAGGAGACAATGAAAAAACAGCGAAAGTGATTGCTAAAGAAGCAGGAATCGATCAATATATCGCTGAATGTCTACCTGAAACGAAAGTAGAACATTTGAAAGCATTATTGAAAGAGTACAAATTCGTTGGAATGGTTGGGGATGGCATTAATGATGCTCCAGCACTAGCGACTGCAACAACTGGATTTGCTATGGGTGAAGGAACAGATGTAGCACTTGAAACTGCTGATGTAGTTTTAATGAAAAATGACTTATCGAAAATCGCATATGCAGTTAAAATGTCTCGAAAAATGCAAAGAATTGTTAAACAAAACATCGTCTTTTCTATTTCGGTTATAGGCGTTTTAATTATCTCAAACTTTCTACAAGCAGTTGATCTTCCACTTGGAGTTATCGGTCATGAAGGAAGCACTATTCTAGTAATCTTAAATGGTTTAAGAATGTTAAATAGAAACATTTAA
- a CDS encoding DUF1128 domain-containing protein: MNLSEPSVENVTYMIETIKEKLRMVNVDAMKSEHFNASQYEDLVYLYEMVSKRDSFSPSEMQAIAAELGNLRK; encoded by the coding sequence ATGAATTTATCTGAGCCTTCGGTTGAAAATGTTACGTATATGATTGAAACAATAAAAGAAAAGCTTCGCATGGTAAACGTTGATGCAATGAAATCAGAACATTTTAATGCTAGCCAATATGAAGATTTAGTTTACCTATACGAAATGGTTAGTAAAAGAGACTCTTTTTCTCCAAGTGAAATGCAAGCCATTGCTGCTGAATTAGGTAATTTAAGAAAATAA
- a CDS encoding PfkB family carbohydrate kinase, whose amino-acid sequence MQQKELQVFQYLKNNPYASQQEIADNLQMSRPAVANTISQLIKNGKITGRAYIIPENKEVICIGGANVDRKYIVKSKLQMGTSNPTISMQSVGGVARNIAENIGRLGHSVRLLSVVGNDMEYQIIEKASSHWMNLFSVEKLANYSTGTYSAILDNEGEMLLALANMEIYDELSVEYIKRQEAYLTNAQLIIVDMNCPKEVIEYLRNLSIGKNIPLAIIPVSSPKMERMPDELEGIELLILNKDESEAYLQMEIIDQDTWKQAAQIFVQKGIKHVVITQGNKGVMYASSSNDGIIVPAIEVSEVVDVTGAGDAFVSGTIHAWLEGLTMESALNAGMVNASKTLQSPETVRTELSNVILNNELEEYLS is encoded by the coding sequence ATGCAACAGAAGGAACTTCAAGTTTTTCAGTACCTTAAAAATAATCCTTACGCATCACAACAAGAAATAGCTGATAATCTCCAGATGTCTAGACCTGCAGTAGCAAATACGATTTCTCAATTAATTAAAAATGGGAAAATCACAGGGAGAGCATATATTATTCCTGAAAACAAAGAGGTTATTTGTATTGGAGGTGCTAATGTAGACCGAAAATATATAGTGAAAAGTAAATTACAGATGGGTACTTCTAATCCGACAATAAGCATGCAAAGTGTTGGAGGGGTAGCAAGAAATATCGCTGAAAACATAGGTAGACTTGGGCATAGTGTTCGATTATTATCTGTAGTCGGCAATGATATGGAATATCAAATTATTGAAAAAGCATCTAGTCATTGGATGAACCTATTTTCAGTAGAGAAACTTGCCAACTATTCAACGGGAACGTATTCAGCCATATTAGATAATGAAGGTGAAATGCTATTAGCATTAGCCAATATGGAAATATATGATGAGTTATCCGTAGAATATATAAAAAGACAAGAAGCTTATCTCACAAACGCTCAATTAATAATTGTAGATATGAATTGTCCAAAGGAAGTCATTGAATATTTAAGAAATTTATCGATTGGCAAGAATATTCCATTAGCCATTATTCCGGTCTCATCTCCTAAAATGGAGAGAATGCCAGATGAATTAGAAGGAATAGAATTGCTTATTCTGAATAAGGATGAGTCTGAAGCCTATTTACAAATGGAGATAATAGATCAAGATACATGGAAACAAGCTGCTCAAATTTTTGTGCAGAAGGGTATTAAACATGTTGTTATCACTCAAGGTAACAAAGGAGTTATGTATGCTAGTAGTTCTAACGATGGGATAATCGTACCCGCGATAGAAGTGAGCGAAGTTGTTGATGTCACTGGCGCTGGAGATGCTTTTGTTTCTGGTACGATTCATGCTTGGTTGGAAGGATTAACAATGGAGTCAGCATTGAATGCAGGAATGGTCAATGCAAGTAAAACATTACAATCTCCTGAAACAGTTCGAACAGAGCTTTCAAATGTAATTTTAAATAATGAATTGGAGGAATATCTATCATGA
- a CDS encoding GlcG/HbpS family heme-binding protein translates to MIISLRTAKALLEAAEKQAMAMGITEDIAIVDEGGNLIAFHRMDNAKIAGIDIAVNKAWTSVALQVPTANLANAALPGGPSFGINTTNQGRIVILGGGIPLIYNKRIVGGIGVSGATSAQDIEVANAAVRLFESMTFTRTNTNDQ, encoded by the coding sequence TTGATTATCTCTCTTAGAACTGCAAAAGCACTATTAGAAGCTGCAGAAAAACAAGCAATGGCGATGGGCATTACAGAGGATATAGCAATTGTTGACGAAGGAGGAAATTTGATAGCCTTCCATCGAATGGATAATGCTAAAATCGCCGGAATCGATATAGCAGTTAATAAAGCATGGACCAGTGTTGCTTTGCAAGTACCAACAGCTAATCTCGCTAATGCAGCACTTCCTGGAGGGCCATCCTTTGGAATTAATACAACAAACCAAGGGAGAATTGTCATATTGGGTGGAGGAATTCCGCTTATATACAATAAAAGGATAGTTGGGGGTATAGGGGTAAGTGGAGCAACAAGCGCACAAGACATTGAAGTAGCTAATGCAGCAGTTCGTTTATTTGAAAGCATGACTTTTACTCGAACAAACACAAATGATCAATGA
- a CDS encoding SE1561 family protein yields the protein MGKQISNPEQQVSYLKDRLQMFLEVLDSIEPETTELEDIDRLIQMMDDLELKMEQFKSSND from the coding sequence GTGGGTAAACAAATTTCAAATCCAGAACAACAAGTATCTTATTTAAAAGATCGTCTGCAAATGTTTTTAGAGGTATTAGATTCAATTGAACCTGAAACGACTGAACTGGAAGATATAGATCGACTTATTCAAATGATGGATGACTTAGAGTTGAAAATGGAACAATTTAAAAGTTCAAACGATTAA
- the motB gene encoding flagellar motor protein MotB, translated as MAKKHKKHKEEEEMSESWLLPYADILTLLLALFIVLFASSTVDQEKLEQMSQVFSQVFDGGVGLMENPSPLDVPVTPNKTNGNEQSSAYIEDQQALSEIQDSVDEYIAVNALEKQFATKLTDEGLLVTIRDSILFDTGEAEVNPQYRQIAEDISDLLVFDPPRHVVITGHTDNVPISSSEFSSNWELSVMRSVNFLKILVNNNTIDPLYFSAKGYGEFKPVAKNDTAEGRAKNRRVEVLIQPRVLEDGTLNDEPK; from the coding sequence TTGGCAAAGAAGCATAAGAAACATAAAGAAGAAGAGGAAATGAGTGAATCATGGCTTCTTCCTTATGCGGATATCTTAACTTTATTGTTAGCTTTGTTTATCGTTTTATTTGCATCTAGTACAGTGGATCAGGAAAAACTGGAGCAGATGTCCCAAGTTTTTAGTCAAGTGTTTGATGGCGGAGTAGGATTAATGGAAAATCCTTCTCCTTTAGACGTACCGGTTACACCAAATAAAACAAATGGTAATGAGCAAAGTTCGGCTTACATTGAGGACCAACAAGCATTGTCAGAGATTCAAGATAGTGTAGATGAATATATTGCTGTGAATGCATTAGAAAAGCAATTCGCTACAAAATTAACGGATGAAGGCCTATTAGTAACAATTCGAGATAGTATTTTGTTTGATACAGGTGAAGCGGAAGTAAATCCACAGTATCGCCAAATTGCTGAAGATATATCCGATCTATTAGTGTTTGATCCCCCTCGACATGTTGTCATAACAGGACATACGGATAATGTTCCAATTTCCAGTAGTGAATTTTCTTCTAACTGGGAACTAAGTGTTATGCGTTCAGTGAATTTTTTGAAGATTTTAGTAAATAATAATACAATTGATCCCCTTTATTTTAGTGCAAAGGGGTATGGTGAATTTAAACCAGTAGCAAAAAATGATACTGCTGAAGGTCGGGCAAAAAATAGACGTGTAGAAGTTTTAATTCAACCACGCGTATTGGAAGATGGAACTTTAAACGACGAACCAAAATAA
- a CDS encoding YihY/virulence factor BrkB family protein, giving the protein MEHNHLNKEVSETNTSSSTKWYEKKEEKKSEKQDLTTWSGYVKHLIKHIQETDITGLAAQLAYFFLLSLFPMIIFLVTLLPYLNLDEAQVFRFLENYAPEDVYILIEDTVSDVLQYRNGGLLSFGIIGTIWSASNGMNAIVKSLNRSYNLDETRPFFIVRGLSIVFTLLLIFLLVVALVLPVFGQQIGTILFSYFGFEESFIKLWNNIRWTISPIIMFLILAALYWIVPNKKLFLRSVFPGAAFATFGWIVVSLAFSYYVSNFGNYSSTYGSIGGIIVMMLWLYISGIMLLVGGQVNAVMQERKIALEQKEAEGH; this is encoded by the coding sequence GTGGAACATAATCATTTAAATAAAGAAGTATCTGAAACAAACACTTCGTCCTCCACTAAATGGTATGAAAAGAAAGAAGAGAAAAAAAGTGAGAAGCAAGACTTAACTACATGGTCAGGATACGTGAAGCATCTGATTAAACATATTCAGGAAACAGATATTACTGGTCTTGCTGCTCAGCTAGCTTATTTTTTCTTATTATCATTATTTCCAATGATTATCTTTCTAGTTACCTTATTGCCATATTTAAATTTGGACGAGGCACAAGTTTTTCGCTTTCTAGAAAACTATGCTCCAGAAGATGTTTATATTCTAATTGAAGATACAGTTTCGGATGTTTTGCAATACCGAAATGGAGGACTATTATCCTTCGGGATTATAGGTACTATTTGGTCAGCATCCAATGGGATGAATGCAATTGTTAAGTCATTAAATAGATCTTATAATCTAGATGAAACGAGACCTTTTTTTATTGTGAGAGGTTTATCGATTGTCTTCACATTACTTTTAATATTTTTATTGGTTGTTGCACTTGTTCTACCAGTTTTTGGTCAGCAAATCGGAACTATTCTATTTTCTTATTTCGGTTTTGAAGAGAGTTTTATAAAGCTATGGAATAATATAAGATGGACAATAAGTCCGATTATTATGTTTTTAATATTAGCTGCTCTTTACTGGATTGTACCAAATAAAAAATTATTTTTAAGAAGCGTTTTTCCAGGAGCAGCCTTTGCAACTTTTGGATGGATCGTTGTTTCGTTAGCATTCTCCTATTATGTTAGTAACTTCGGAAATTATTCCTCTACGTATGGAAGTATTGGGGGAATCATCGTTATGATGCTTTGGCTATATATTTCCGGAATAATGCTACTTGTAGGTGGGCAAGTGAATGCGGTGATGCAAGAGAGAAAAATTGCACTAGAACAAAAAGAAGCAGAGGGGCATTAG
- a CDS encoding alanine/glycine:cation symporter family protein — MEKLNEFLGSVSSFLWGIPLLILIVGTGIYLTIRVGFLQVRLLPIALKLVFSKKHDKSAEGDISQFQALTTALAATVGTGNIVGVATAVVLGGPGAVFWMWFSAFFGMVTKYSEAILAVRYRVKDANGQMAGGPMYYLEHGLKQKWLAVLFAIFGAIAAFGIGNGTQSNSVAGIVDATFGIDTWITGIILTVFTALVILGGIKSIGNVTAVFVPVMALFYLLAGLIVMVTNITAIPEAFATIFRMAFSGEAAAGGAIGAAIRYGIARGVFSNEAGLGSAPIAAAAAKTDLPGRQALVSMTQVFLDTFLICSITGVTIVMSGLYLDTGLAADELTSAAFGHFLGEWGPIVVAIGLIFFASSTIFGWAYYGEKCFQYLFKSPSLLIVYRIAFVIMVFIGSVVSLDLIWTFSDITNALMAIPNLIGLLGLSGVVVYETKRIQDKLKEEKLAQKAEKSI; from the coding sequence ATGGAGAAATTAAATGAGTTTTTAGGAAGTGTATCATCTTTTTTATGGGGCATACCACTCTTAATATTAATCGTAGGGACAGGTATTTATTTAACAATTCGAGTAGGATTTTTACAAGTTAGGCTTTTACCTATAGCTTTGAAACTAGTATTCTCTAAAAAGCATGATAAGTCAGCAGAAGGAGATATTTCACAGTTTCAGGCACTTACAACTGCGCTTGCTGCAACAGTAGGGACAGGGAACATCGTCGGAGTAGCTACGGCAGTAGTTCTTGGTGGACCGGGTGCAGTTTTCTGGATGTGGTTCTCCGCATTTTTCGGTATGGTTACGAAATATAGTGAAGCTATCTTAGCAGTAAGATATCGTGTAAAAGATGCAAATGGTCAAATGGCTGGTGGTCCTATGTATTACTTAGAACACGGACTTAAGCAAAAATGGCTGGCAGTTTTATTTGCAATCTTTGGTGCGATTGCAGCATTCGGTATTGGAAATGGAACGCAATCTAACTCCGTTGCCGGAATTGTAGATGCAACATTTGGTATTGATACATGGATTACTGGAATTATACTTACAGTATTTACTGCACTTGTTATTCTTGGTGGGATTAAATCAATTGGTAACGTTACTGCTGTATTCGTACCAGTTATGGCATTGTTTTATTTATTAGCTGGTTTAATTGTTATGGTTACAAATATCACCGCAATTCCAGAAGCATTCGCTACTATCTTTAGAATGGCATTCTCTGGTGAAGCTGCTGCTGGTGGTGCAATTGGTGCCGCTATTCGTTATGGTATTGCACGCGGTGTATTTTCCAATGAAGCTGGTTTAGGTTCTGCTCCTATTGCTGCTGCCGCTGCAAAAACAGATCTACCAGGACGACAAGCACTTGTTTCTATGACACAAGTATTTTTAGATACATTCCTTATCTGTTCAATTACTGGTGTGACAATCGTTATGTCTGGTCTATATCTAGATACTGGACTTGCAGCCGATGAGTTAACCTCCGCTGCCTTCGGACATTTCTTAGGTGAATGGGGACCTATAGTTGTAGCTATCGGGTTAATATTCTTTGCTTCTTCTACGATTTTTGGATGGGCTTATTATGGAGAAAAATGTTTCCAGTACTTATTTAAAAGTCCTTCATTGTTAATTGTTTATCGTATCGCTTTCGTAATTATGGTATTTATTGGTTCAGTTGTTTCTCTTGATTTAATCTGGACTTTCTCTGACATTACCAATGCATTAATGGCAATTCCGAACTTGATAGGATTACTCGGGCTCTCAGGGGTAGTTGTATATGAAACAAAGCGCATCCAAGATAAATTGAAAGAAGAAAAATTAGCGCAGAAAGCTGAGAAATCTATTTAG